A stretch of Labrus mixtus chromosome 7, fLabMix1.1, whole genome shotgun sequence DNA encodes these proteins:
- the osgn1 gene encoding LOW QUALITY PROTEIN: oxidative stress induced growth inhibitor 1 (The sequence of the model RefSeq protein was modified relative to this genomic sequence to represent the inferred CDS: inserted 2 bases in 1 codon), which yields MDLHNKEILPGETLPVVIIGNGPSGICLSYLLSGYTPYLSPEATHPNPLLNSKLGEQPHLSLLEQDLEYLCEGLEGRSSNPVAVLFDSLLLPDSDFGLDHTSPLDWRYEPQRAIPHLVLGKGPPGGAWHAMEGSMLTLSLANWMELPGLGLKDWMREKRRNVRNDRATPAEIASYYQHYVSQMSLEQSFACGTTVTSVTRQPGSHDGSPPCWRVTGLQRREGEELGDGSSVSEEVPFSLLAHNVVLATGTHDIPARLGVEGESLPYVCHSFWELEATISRGELDQSSDPVLVVGAGLTAADAVLAAHHLNTPVYHAFRRSVNDPGLIFNQLPKLLYPEYHKVHQMMTQQQYQPSTPPQNHAQNLHNSSTPSSPPTSPASSSSPSSYPGYLSFPRYKVVAFRPDKKCVLESDSGHRTVVQVSKALVLIGAHPNLSFLGDNGRPLGIYPEETITCRRNPIEVDPFTNSVVAADGPGMYAMGPLVGENFVRFLKGGALAIASDLTKRQRERXEREDRDLTTERLIDRWLDRRVTTHTESEVCVLDS from the exons ATGGATCTTCACAATAAAGAAATTCTCCCTGGAGAGACTCTACCTGTGGTCATCATCg GTAACGGCCCTTCAGGGATCTGTCTGTCGTACCTGTTGTCGGGCTACACCCCCTACCTGTCACCTGAGGCAACACATCCCAACCCCCTGCTGAACAGCAAGCTGGGAGAGCAGCCTCACCTGTCACTGCTGGAGCag GATCTGGAGTACCTGTGCGAGGGATTAGAGGGCAGGTCGTCCAATCCCGTGGCGGTGCTTTTTGACTCGCTGCTGCTTCCCGACAGCGACTTCGGATTGGACCACACGTCTCCGCTGGACTGGCGATACGAGCCGCAGCGAGCCATCCCTCACCTGGTGCTGGGGAAGGGTCCACCCGGAGGAGCCTGGCAT GCTATGGAGGGCTCGATGCTAACTCTGAGCCTGGCTAACTGGATGGAGCTTCCTGGACTCGGACTGAAGGACTGGATGAGAGAGAAACGCAG aaaTGTACGTAATGACCGTGCCACACCAGCAGAGATCGCCTCCTACTACCAACACTACGTTTCCCAGATGTCCCTGGAGCAGAGCTTTGCCTGTGGAACCACGGTCACCTCGGTAACCAGGCAGCCGGGCAGCCATGACGGGTCGCCGCCCTGCTGGAGGGTGACAGGCCTTCAGCGCAGAGAGGGGGAAGAGCTGGGAG ACGGCTCCTCCGTGTCAGAGGAAGTGCCTTTCTCGCTGTTGGCCCACAATGTGGTGTTGGCGACGGGGACCCACGACATCCCGGCCAGGCTCGGCGTCGAGGGCGAGTCCCTGCCCTACGTCTGCCACTCGTTCTGGGAGCTGGAGGCGACCATCTCTCGCGGGGAGCTCGACCAATCCTCAGACCCGGTGCTAGTTGTGGGGGCGGGGCTAACAGCAGCTGATGCAGTCTTGGCAGCACACCATCTCAACACGCCCGTCTACCACGCCTTCAGACGCTCGGTCAACGACCCCGGCCTCATCTTCAACCAGCTCCCAAAACTCCTCTACCCAGAGTACCACAAG GTTCACCAGATGATGACTCAGCAGCAGTACCAGCCGAGCACGCCACCTCAGAACCACGCCCAGAACCTTCATAACTCATCAACCCCTTCCTCACCTCCAACCTCCCCCGCCTCGTCCTCATCCCCTTCCTCTTACCCGGGTTATTTGAGCTTCCCGCGCTACAAAGTCGTAGCGTTCCGACCTGATAAGAAGTGTGTTCTGGAGTCAGATTCTGGCCATCGAACCGTGGTCCAAGTCTCCAAGGCGTTGGTTCTGATTGGCGCCCACCCCAACCTTTCCTTTCTGGGTGACAATGGGCGTCCTCTTGGTATTTACCCAGAGGAAACGATCACATGCCGGAGAAACCCAATTGAGGTTGACCCGTTCACAAACAGCGTGGTGGCAGCAGACGGACCGGGCATGTACGCAATGGGGCCATTGGTTGGCGAGAACTTTGTCAGGTTCCTGAAAGGAGGGGCGCTGGCTATCGCTAGCGACCTCACCAAGAGACAAagggagag cgagagagaggaccGGGATTTGACCACAGAGAGGTTGATAGACAGATGGTTGGACAGACGAGTCACCACACATACAGAGTCGGAGGTTTGTGTTCTGGACTCATAG